DNA from Polaribacter sp. NJDZ03:
CTGCTCCTAAACCTTCCGTAAGGTTTATTTGAAAGTTTTTATGGTTTAGACCTATTAAATGACCAATTTCATCAAATCTTCTAAACTCAACATTTACATAATTTAAACCATCGGTATGTTCTAGTTGTAAAAAATCTTCAGATAATATTTGATTATCATTATTATAAACACCATCAAATGGCGTTCCTGCATTTATGTGTCCATCAATTTTAACAGTTTGATCTGCAACCATTACATATTTCATATGGTCTACTCCAATAGAAATAGTATAATTTTCTTTTAAAAAATATCCTATTCTATAATTGTTTTGAGGAATGGTAATTCTACCCGGATTTAAATAATCGTTAAAACTAAATGGCGTTTGCCTGTCTTTTGCTTTTACATTGCGTAAAGTAAAATCATAACTACCATTATCTCCAGTAAAGTGAATATCAGAATCAGAATAATTAGCCCTGTTCCATCCCCAATAAAAAAAGAATTTTCCCTTATTGGTAATCTTATCTACACTTTTTAAATTATCAATATTCTCTGTGCTATTTTCTTGTGAAAAAGAGCAGATACTCATTAATAAAAATGAACCTATAATTATTTTTGTTTTCAAAATACTACGCTATTATTGCTTTAATTTCATTGATAAATCTTACTGCTAAATCATCTGCAGCTTGCTGAGATTTTGCTTCTGTGTAGATTCTAATAATTGGCTCTGTATTAGATTTACGTAAATGAATCCACTCTTCTGCAAAATCTATCTTTACACCATCTATTGTATTTACATCTTCGTTAGAATAGGTAGACGCCATTGTTTCTAAAATCTTGTCTACATCTATTTCTGGTGTTAACTGAATTTTATTTTTACTCATAAAGTAACTAGGGTATGAATCTCTTAGCTCTTTACAAGATATTTTTTTGTTTGCTAAATGCGATAAAAATAAAGCGACACCCACTAGAGAATCTCTACCATAATGAGAAGCTGGATAAATGATTCCACCATTTCCTTCTCCACCAATTACTGTATTGGTTTCTTTCATTTTGATAACCACATTTACTTCTCCAACTGCTGAAGCGGTATACGTTCCTCCATGCTTTTCTGTTACATCTCTTAATGCTCTAGAAGATGATAAATTAGAAACCGTGTTTCCACCACCTAATTTCCCTAAAACATAATCTGCACAAGCAACTAAAGTATATTCTTCTCCGAACATAGAACCGTCTTCAGAAATTAAAGCCAAACGATCTACATCTGGATCTACTACAATTCCGAAATCTGCTTTTTTCTTTACCACCAATTCAGAGATATCTGTTAAGTGTTCTTTTAAAGGTTCTGGATTGTGAGGAAACTCACCGTTTGGTGTACAATATAACTCTACACACTTTACTCCTAATTCTTTTAATAAAGCAGGAATAAAGATTCCTCCTGTAGAATTTACACCATCTACAACTACTTTAAATTTTGCTTTTTTAATAGCCTTAACATCTACTAAATCTAGTTTTAAAACTTCTTTAATGTGCTTCTTTAAGTATTTTTTATTCTTTTTATAAGAACCTAAATCATCTACTTCTGCAAATGAAAAATCTTCACTTTCTGCTAAAGCTAAAATTTGCTCTCCTTCTTCTCCGTTTAAGAACTCTCCTTTTTCATTTAAAAGTTTTAAAGCATTCCATTCTTTCGGATTGTGAGATGCTGTTAAAATAATTCCTCCATCTGCTTTTTCTAAAGGTACTGCAACTTCTACTGTTGGTGTTGTAGATAAACCTAAATCTATTACATCTATTCCTAAACCTACTAAAGTATTGGCAACTAAACTAGAAATCATTTTACCAGAAATACGAGCGTCTCTACCAACTACTACTTTTATTTTTTTCTTACCAGGATTTCTAGCCTTAATAAATGCTCCGTATGCAGAAGCAAATTTTACTGCGTCTATTGGTGTTAAATTATCAGCAGTTTTTCCGCCAATGGTTCCTCTAATTCCTGAAATTGATTTTATTAATGTCATAATTTTTGGTTGTCTTTTTAAGCGGGACAAATATAATTCTATTAAATGATAAAATAAATTAGTAGGTAGTAAATTTTGATTTGCTTTTGGTTGGCAAAAATGTGCGTTAGGGATTGCAACGGCATCCTTTTTATAGCACTTATTAAAAAGCTTCATTGCGAGGAACGAAGCAAACTGTTAATTAATGATGAGATTGCCACAGTTTACAAAAAAAATAAACTTCGTAATGACAGCTATAAAAAGATATAGTGGAAAGACCGACCTTTTTAGGGAACACCCAGAAAAGAGTTGGCAGTATTCAGTATTCAGTATTCAGTATTCAGTATTCAGTATTCAGTATTCAAAAAATAAATTTTTTGAATACTGGAAACCTACAAAATTGTTAGAAACTTTAAAGCACAAAAAAAGCCGATACAAATTGTATCGGCTTTTAAAATATATTAGAATTGTAAATGATTATTTACCTTCTTCCATTTTTTTCTTTAATGCTGCAAGACCACCAATATCTCCTAAGGTAGTTTTTTCTGCGTCTGCTGCTTTCTTAACGGCAACTTTCACATTTCTTTTCTCTTGCTCTTTAAATAAAGATGTATGAGAAACAACAACTCTTCTGTATTCTTTAGAGAATTCTAAAACTACAAATTCGATTTTGTCTCCTTTTTCTAATTTAGAACCATCTTCTTTTTCTAAGAATCTTGTTGGTGCAAATCCTTCTACGCCATCAGCGAAAGTTACAACTGCTCCTTTATCATTCTTTTCTTTGATTGTTCCTTCATGTTTAGAACCGATTGCATACGTAGCTTCATGTGCATCCCAAGGGTTATCTTGAGTTTGCTTATGACCTAAGTTTAACTTTCTGTTCTCTACATCTAATTCTAATACTTGTACTTCAAGTTTATCACCAACAGTTACAAAATCTGATGGATGCTTCACTTTCTTAGTCCAAGATAAGTCTGAGATATAAACTAAACCATCAATACCTTCTTCTAATTCTACGAATACACCAAAGTTAGTATAGTTACGAACTGTACCAGTGTGAGTAGAACCTACAGGATATTTAGTAGTAATATCTGTCCAAGGATCTGGGTGTAATTGTTTGATACCTAAAGACATTTTACGGTCTTCACGGTCTAAAGTTAAAATTTGAGCTTCAACTTTATCTCCAACTTTCACGAAATCTTGTGCAGAACGTAAGTGAGTTGACCAAGACATTTCAGAAACGTGAATTAACCCTTCTACTCCTTGTTCTACTTCTACAAACGCACCATAATCAGCTAAAACAACAACTTCACCATTTACTTTATCACCAACTTTTAATTCGTTGTTTAAAGCTTCCCAAGGGTGAGCAGATAATTGTTTTAATCCTAATTGAATTCTAGATTTGTTATCATCAAAGTCTAAAATTACAACGTTTAATTTTTGATCTAACTCAACAACCTCATTTGGATGATTGATTCTAGACCAAGATAAATCAGTAATATGTACTAATCCGTCTACACCACCTAAATCAACAAAGACACCATAAGAAGTAATATTTTTAACAATACCTTCTAATACTTGTCCTTTTTCTAATTGACCAATAATTTCTTTTTTCTGTAATTCAATATCAGCTTCAATAAGAGCTTTATGAGATACAACAACGTTTTTAAATTCGTGGTTGATTTTAACAACTTTAAATTCCATTGTTTTCTCAACATACTGATCGTAATCTCTAATTGGCTTAACGTCAATTTGAGATCCTGGTAAGAATGCTTCAATTCCGAAAACATCTACAATCATACCACCTCTAGTTCTACATTTAACGAAACCGTTAACTACTTCACCAGTTTCATGAGCATTGTTAACACGTTCCCATGCTTTAATAACTCTTGCTTTTTTGTGAGATAATACTAATTGACCAGAAGAATCTTCTCTTTTGTCAACTAATACTTCTACAGTATCTCCTTCTTTTAAACCTTGGTTGTAACGAAATTCGTTTAAAGAAATAACTCCTTCAGATTTAGAGTTGATATCGATGATTGCATCTCTATCAGTAATTCTGATTACAGTTCCTTCAATTACGTCACGCTCGTTTACAAAACCTACAGTTCCTTCTAACGCTTTTTCAAATGCTTGTAATTTTTCTTCATCAACAGCTTCAATACCTTGTTCGTATTTGTGCCAGTTAAAATCAGCTAAAAATTGTGTTGGATCTACAGCAGGAGTCGCTGTTTCTTGTACTTCAGCAGCAACTACTTGCTCTTCAGTGTTTTTTGTTTCTTCAGACATTTCTGAATAATAATTTTGTATCTTATTGTTTATCAGATTTTAACGATATAAACGCAAAGAGTTGTTTTTATAAATTGTTTTAAATATTCCTTTTATAAATCTGTTCTCGTAAAAAGGAGTGCAAATTTACAAAAATGTTTTGATTTATAACACTTTACAATTAATTTATTATTCCTTTTATTCTTGATATACAAAAAACTACCTTTGCACCCTTAAAACCTTTTAGGTAGATTTTAATGAAGATGGATAAAAATACAAAAGATTTAGTAGATAAAGGAATAATGCTTCCGTTAATGGAAGAGTTCTATACCATACAAGGAGAAGGTGCTCATACAGGTACTGCCGCTTATTTTATTAGAGTTGGTGGTTGCGATGTAGGTTGCCATTGGTGCGATGTTAAAGAAAGTTGGAATGCAGAATTGCACCCACCAACTTTAGCAGACACTATTGTAGATAATGTTAAAAAATATGCAGAAACCGTTGTTATAACTGGTGGTGAGCCTTTAATGTGGTCTATGGATTATATTACAGATTTACTTCAAAAAAACAATATTAGAACGCACATAGAAACTTCTGGTGCGTATTCTTTTTCGGGTAAATGGAATTGGTTTTGCCTATCGCCAAAGAAAACAAAAATGCCTTTAGCAGAATGTTATCCAGAAGCAGATGAGCTTAAAATGATAATTCATAACAAATCTGATTTTGATTTTGCAGAACAAGAAGCTGCTAAGGTCGGAGAAAAATGTCAACTTTATTTACAACCAGAATGGAGTAAAAAAGAAAAAATGACAGCAGAAATTGTAGAATATGTAATGAAAAATCCAAAATGGAAAATTTCTTTACAAACACACAAATACCTGAATATTCCATAATATTCAGGTACTTTATATTTTTATTAGAAGCTGTTTCCTGCTTTTCATTATATCTTTTTATAACTATCATTGCCAGGTTTACTTTTTTGTAAACTGTGGCTATCTCCTTTAAGGTAACATATCATCACATTTAAAAGGCTATAAAAAGGATGCCATTTCAATCAGGGCTAAGCGTATTTATAAAACAATAACTAATCAGTGAGTTTTTTATCTACTAAGGTACAAATTCTCTCAAATTGCTCTGTAATTCCCATATCAGAATTATCAAAACCAATTGCATCACTCGCTTTCATTAAAGGAGAATCTTCTCTTGTAGAATCTATTCTATCTCGTTCTTCAACATTAAAAAGAATATCTTCAAATTTTACATTATCTCCTCTATCAATTAATTCTTTATAACGCCTTGTAGCTCTTTTATCTGCAGAAGCAGTCATAAATAATTTTAATTCAGCCTTCGGAAAAACAACTGTTCCAATATCTCTACCGTCCATAACAATACCGCTGTTTACTCCCATAAGTTGCTGTTCTGCAACTAACTTTTTTCTTACTTCAGAAATAGTAGATACTTTACTAACTAGTTGAGAAACTTCTAAGGTTCTAATCTCTTTTTCTACATTAATAGCATTTAAAAACATTTCTGCAAAACCTAAATCTTTATTAAATTGAAAAGTAAGAGAAATATTTTTAAGGTTTAAAAGAAGTCCTTTTTCATCTAAATGAGTTTTACTTACAAAATTATTATTCATAGCAAACAGAGTAACCGCTCTGTACATTGCACCTGTATCTACATAAATATAATTGTATTTTTTTGCTAATAATTTAGCAATGGTGCTTTTTCCTGTTGATGAAAAACCATCAATAGCTATTATAATTTTTTTATTCATATTACCTTCTACTATCTAAATCTATTAATAAACTAAAAGTACTTGCATTTGCTGCAGAATGAAATTTAGAATATGCATAATTAAACTTTAATCTGTTCAATTGAATTCCAAACCCATAAGAAAAACCACTAAAAGTTCTAGCGTTTTGTAATTTTAATTCTGCTGCTCTTCTAAAATTATATCCCAATCTTAAATTAATTAAACTCTCAGGAAACAATTCACCTCCTATTACAAAATGTCTAAAAGTATTTCCTATAAAACCTACGTCTTCATTAGTAGCATTACCTTCAAAATCGGCTATTTGATCAGAAGGATTTGCTACAGAAATATCCCATTTTTGTAAGTTATCTATAGTTGCATACCATTTTAATGGTACGTATTCTAATTTGTAAGAACCTCCTAATGCAACTTTAAATGGCATT
Protein-coding regions in this window:
- the glmM gene encoding phosphoglucosamine mutase; the protein is MTLIKSISGIRGTIGGKTADNLTPIDAVKFASAYGAFIKARNPGKKKIKVVVGRDARISGKMISSLVANTLVGLGIDVIDLGLSTTPTVEVAVPLEKADGGIILTASHNPKEWNALKLLNEKGEFLNGEEGEQILALAESEDFSFAEVDDLGSYKKNKKYLKKHIKEVLKLDLVDVKAIKKAKFKVVVDGVNSTGGIFIPALLKELGVKCVELYCTPNGEFPHNPEPLKEHLTDISELVVKKKADFGIVVDPDVDRLALISEDGSMFGEEYTLVACADYVLGKLGGGNTVSNLSSSRALRDVTEKHGGTYTASAVGEVNVVIKMKETNTVIGGEGNGGIIYPASHYGRDSLVGVALFLSHLANKKISCKELRDSYPSYFMSKNKIQLTPEIDVDKILETMASTYSNEDVNTIDGVKIDFAEEWIHLRKSNTEPIIRIYTEAKSQQAADDLAVRFINEIKAIIA
- the rpsA gene encoding 30S ribosomal protein S1, whose amino-acid sequence is MSEETKNTEEQVVAAEVQETATPAVDPTQFLADFNWHKYEQGIEAVDEEKLQAFEKALEGTVGFVNERDVIEGTVIRITDRDAIIDINSKSEGVISLNEFRYNQGLKEGDTVEVLVDKREDSSGQLVLSHKKARVIKAWERVNNAHETGEVVNGFVKCRTRGGMIVDVFGIEAFLPGSQIDVKPIRDYDQYVEKTMEFKVVKINHEFKNVVVSHKALIEADIELQKKEIIGQLEKGQVLEGIVKNITSYGVFVDLGGVDGLVHITDLSWSRINHPNEVVELDQKLNVVILDFDDNKSRIQLGLKQLSAHPWEALNNELKVGDKVNGEVVVLADYGAFVEVEQGVEGLIHVSEMSWSTHLRSAQDFVKVGDKVEAQILTLDREDRKMSLGIKQLHPDPWTDITTKYPVGSTHTGTVRNYTNFGVFVELEEGIDGLVYISDLSWTKKVKHPSDFVTVGDKLEVQVLELDVENRKLNLGHKQTQDNPWDAHEATYAIGSKHEGTIKEKNDKGAVVTFADGVEGFAPTRFLEKEDGSKLEKGDKIEFVVLEFSKEYRRVVVSHTSLFKEQEKRNVKVAVKKAADAEKTTLGDIGGLAALKKKMEEGK
- a CDS encoding 7-carboxy-7-deazaguanine synthase QueE; the encoded protein is MDKNTKDLVDKGIMLPLMEEFYTIQGEGAHTGTAAYFIRVGGCDVGCHWCDVKESWNAELHPPTLADTIVDNVKKYAETVVITGGEPLMWSMDYITDLLQKNNIRTHIETSGAYSFSGKWNWFCLSPKKTKMPLAECYPEADELKMIIHNKSDFDFAEQEAAKVGEKCQLYLQPEWSKKEKMTAEIVEYVMKNPKWKISLQTHKYLNIP
- the cmk gene encoding (d)CMP kinase; protein product: MNKKIIIAIDGFSSTGKSTIAKLLAKKYNYIYVDTGAMYRAVTLFAMNNNFVSKTHLDEKGLLLNLKNISLTFQFNKDLGFAEMFLNAINVEKEIRTLEVSQLVSKVSTISEVRKKLVAEQQLMGVNSGIVMDGRDIGTVVFPKAELKLFMTASADKRATRRYKELIDRGDNVKFEDILFNVEERDRIDSTREDSPLMKASDAIGFDNSDMGITEQFERICTLVDKKLTD